A stretch of the Orcinus orca chromosome 1, mOrcOrc1.1, whole genome shotgun sequence genome encodes the following:
- the LOC125963767 gene encoding UDP-N-acetylglucosamine--peptide N-acetylglucosaminyltransferase 110 kDa subunit-like — MASSVGNVADSTEPTRRMLSFRGLAELAHQEYQAGDFEAAERHCMQLWRQEPDNTGVLLLLSSIHFQCRRLDRSAHFSTLAIKQNPLLAEAYSNLGNVYKERGQLQEAVEHYRHALRLKPDFIDGYINLAAALVAAGDKEGAVQAYISALQYNPDLYSVCSDLGDLLKALGRLEEAKACYVKAIETQPNFAVAWSNLGCVFNAQGEIWLAIHHFEKAVNLDPNFLDAYINLGNVLKEARIFDRAVAAYLRAISLSPNHAVVHGNLACVYYEQGLIDLAIDTYRRAIELQPHFPDAYCNLANALKEKGSVAEAEDCYNTALWLCPTHADSLNNLANINREQGNIEEAVCLYRKALEVFPEFAAAHSNLASVLQQQGKLQEALMHYKEAIRISPTFADAYCNMGNTLKEMQDVQGALQCYTRAIQINPAFADAHSSLASIHKDSGNIPEAIASYRTALKLKPDFPDAYCNLAHCLQIVCDWTDYDERMKKLVSIVADQLEKNRLPSVQPHHSMLYPLSHGFRKAIAERHGNLCLDKINVLHKPPYEHPKDLKLSDGRLRVGYVSSDFGNHPTSHLMQSIPGMHNPDKFEVFCYALSPDDGTNFRAKVMAEAHHFIDLSQIPCNGKAADRIHQDGIHILVNMNGYTKCARNELFALRPAPIQAMWLGYPGTSGVLFMDYIITDQETSPAEVAEQYSEKLAYMPHTFFIGDHANMFPHLKKKAVIDFKSNGHIYDNRIVLNGIDLKAFLDSLPDVKIVKMKYPDGGHNPDSSSTALNMPVIPMNTIAEAVIEMINSGQIQITINGFSISNGLATTLINNKAATGEEVPRTITVTTRSQYGLPEDAIVYCNFNQLYKIDPSTLQIWANILKRVPNSVLWLLRFPAVGEPNIQQYAQNMGLPLNRIIFSPVAPKEEHVRRGQLADVCLDTPLCNGHTTGMDVLWAGTPMVTMPGETLASRVAASQLTCLGCLELIAKNRQEYEDIAVKLGTDLEYLKKIRGKVWKQRTSSPLFNTKQYTMELEQLYLQMWEHYAAGNKPDHMIKPVEVTEST, encoded by the coding sequence ATGGCGTCTTCTGTGGGCAACGTGGCCGACAGCACAGAACCAACGAGACGTATGCTTTCCTTCCGAGGGTTAGCTGAGTTGGCCCATCAGGAATATCAGGCAGgagattttgaggcagctgagagacactgcatgcagctgtggagacaagagccagacaatactggagtacttttattactttcatctatACATTTCCAGTGTCGAAGGCTggacagatctgcccactttagtactctggcaattaaacagaaccctcttctggcagaagcctattcgaatttggggaatgtgtacaaggaaagagggcagttgcaggaaGCAGTTGAGCATTACCGGCATGCATTGCGTCTCAAACCAGACTTCATTGatggttatattaacctggcagccgctttggtagcagcaggcgacaaggaaggggcagtacaagcttacATCTCTGCCCTTCAGTACAATCCTGATTTGTACAGTGTTTGCAGTGACCTAGGGGACCTGCTCAAAGCCCTGGGTCGGTTGGAAGAAGCCAAAGCATGTTATGTGAAAGCAATTGAGACGCAAccgaactttgcagtagcttggagtaatcttggctgtgttttcaatgcacaaggggagatttggcttgcaattcatcactttgaaaaggctgtcaaccttgaccccaattttctggatgcttatatcaatttaggaaatgtcttgaaagaggcacggatttttgacagagctgtggcagcttaccttCGTGCCATAAGCTTGAGTCCAAATCATGCAGTGGTGCATGGCAACCTGGCTTGTGTATACTATGAGCAAGGCCTGATAGATCTGGCAATAGACACCTACAGGCGAGCTATTGaattgcaaccacatttccctgatgcttactgcAACCTAGCCAATGCTCTCaaagagaagggcagtgttgccgaagcagaagactgttataatacagctctgtggctgtgtcccacccatgcagactctctgaatAACCTAGCCAATATCAACCGAGAACAGGGAAACATTGAAGAGGCAGTTTGCTTGTATCgtaaagcattagaagtcttcccagagtttgctgctgcccattcaaatttagcaagtgtattgcagcagcagggaaaactgcaggaagctctgatgcattataaggaggctattcgaatcagtcctacctttgctgatgcctacTGTAATATGGGAAACActctaaaggagatgcaggacgttcagggagccttgcagtgttatactcgtgccattcagattaaccctgcatttgcggatgcccacagcagtctggcttccattcacaaggattcagggaatattccagaagcaattgcttcttatcgcactgctctgaagcttaaacctgattttcctgacgcttattgtaatttggctcattgcctgcagatcgtctgtgattggacagactatgatgagcgaatgaagaagttggtcagcattgtggctgaccagctggagaagaataggttgccttctgtgcagcctcatcatagtatgctatatcctctttctcatggcttcaggaaggctattgctgagcggcatgggaacctctgcttggatAAGATAAATGTCCTTCATAAACCACCGTATGAacatccaaaagacttgaagctcagtgatggtcgactgcgtgtaggatacgtgagttctgactttgggaatcatcctacttctcatcttatgcagtctattccaggcatgcacaatcctgataaatttgaggtattctgttatgccctgagcccagatgatggcacaaacttccgagcgaaggtgatggcagaagcccatcatttcattgatctttctcagattccatgcaatgggaaagcagctgatcgcatccatcaagatggtatacacatccttgtaaatatgaatggttataccaAGTGTGCtcgaaatgaactctttgctctcaggccagctcctattcaggcaatgtggctgggctaccctgggaccagtggtgtgcttttcatggattatatcatcactgatcaggaaacttcacctgctgaagttgctgagcagtattctgagaaactggcttatatgccccatactttctttattggtgatcatgctaatatgttccctcacctgaagaagaaagcagtcatcgattttaagtccaatgggcacatttatgacaatcggattgtgctgaatggcatcgacctcaaagcatttcttgatagtctGCCAGATGTGAAAATTGTCAAGATGAAGTATCCTGATGGAGGGCACAACCCAGACAGCAGTAGTACAGCTCTTAATATGCCTGTCATTCCAATGAATACTATTGCAGAagcagttattgaaatgattaacagcggacaaattcagataacaattaatGGATTCAGTATTAGCAATGGGCTGGCAACTACTCTGATCAACAATAAGGCTGCCACTGGAGAAGAGGTTCCCCGTACCATTACTGTAACCACACGTTCTCAGTACGGGTTACCGGAAGATGCCATTGTGTACTGTAACttcaatcagttatataaaattgatccatctactttgcagatatgggcaaatattctgaagcgtgttcccaatagtgtactgtggctgttgcgttttccagcagtaggagaacctaatATCCAACAGTATGCACAAAATATGGGCCTTCCCCTGAAccgtatcattttttcacctgttgctcctaaagaggaacatgttcggagaggccagctggctgatgtctgcttggacactccactctgtaatggacacaccacagggatggatgtcctTTGGGCAGGGACACCCATGGTGactatgccaggagagactcttgcttcccgagttgcagcttcccagctcacttgtttaggctgtcttgagcttattgctaaaaatagacaagaatatgaagacatagctgtgaaactaggaactgatctagaatacctgaagaaaattcgtggcaaagtctggaagcagagaacatctagccctctattcaacaccaaacaatacacaatggaACTAGAGCAGCTCtatctacagatgtgggagcattatgcagctggcaacaaacctgatcacatgattaagcctgttgaagtcactgagtcgacctaa